One Chionomys nivalis chromosome 4, mChiNiv1.1, whole genome shotgun sequence genomic region harbors:
- the Exph5 gene encoding exophilin-5 isoform X1, whose amino-acid sequence MTKVPQGFDFSFLNEEEARKILQVLERNEELRRAEKDRISKLQKTKRDIRWLQGATGEWFEEIQRKKFCNETDVSQMLKPPLTYRLRKGLAKNDPLELQTSRSKNLTNQKPSVSSRTSIRSSFASLFSFRRSGKETLKLQSQRPKGCDDRVAPPVSVRDTTAVVSGESKAKIYNSPVGNQPVASVFVPKPAIMREESGIPPPWDSSLLETELFQVLDDLDSKLAQEQSAGSVNTRVPFNYGSRTQFKHSHLSRNEHSHSTGRHQNYHSEASNMSIYDILRPGTPREGFKTFSPRTKTIYDMYRTREPRVLKEDFMQKNTFGSTSLCFDSRQRSASPATGRFTARSLHSPATTQNKNSFTPVRHQQSPKRTPLSSIIWNRSDSSRHRLNPEESGAPSPMDIDPADQYVAPRCSQESRRYELYHSQSAYRSIPLNAPMDNVMSPDTLENSENMPLYHQNNPLARSFFSSTFRQSGEQRFGQNSFWSQQEEYSFWSDIHQSGKPFPPDRDFEMISVEVNRAPSVYSHRVPSPPWKPHSPGYGTYVFRGQEDPHCWRSDLQTSPLESMVTSHVNENQFPPQFFTPDGFPMTDPSCHIQSSCLGCQQGHCPVDTAVDDESRLFGKAQTLVSSFRTSFPLIPDDRRDSQGPSFQNSTVTLEKMVPNKPDSLPVRNCTEVAVSGSHSTESLALTETQPNIPATEMKTEKDMNESISDSERLNKMGQKNKASGLPQPHSQTTISNDLPDSQNAHSQDATESDRFVFNESTTVGSAKSPRVFSRKGTPQMHTSLRDKAKDLDKDQGFPRNRKLDSAASPTSIQEHGKCPSLPSPNQSCHQTKGSNEDSPGIIKNSHWCLEPTATQKAESPEQPAVLDLEQQHPSTHPTNGSKLAARHSISHDASDVSSGAPQDSLLLSNSFLDALFIPSTTAFSRRLSDQDPSQEEREEKDKAAKNQNPLAVNSTDRQESHDGPALLHDAVHGHPYSPFRNGRGTGRVRRHVSYIEELAKTENRAAPRSEGYSLTGDQSSVKAPELSTVYCTLPRKPASFLIHSRQQESKITAASIRNGPLPFQMKNKVGVPTGESISDKPSSPKSVSDASSSIMGMPEATKKMTDRKAIRSASVRKGPLPFLITRAVSCPSGEPCTLTDSGERAKSLVLDMDASSAMPRPRGRIFGSLEGDPSSRESTFSERHNRKELAQDDEAPVPGMSSLTLSNQTPKPMSADASGKALHKFKTTSMFSVSGDEENVKCLEVVSVYYTLPRKPSKKFCSLLQQYTQGTDSLRDAFQGETKALPSALEGDEQSRPSQVQSGIPPLQDLRKQADSAPRCLSHSNEKKTVSRLPHREASESSLEEMASVGPDVPLHKGEPKTKEISPGSLAKTAGDDSLSRKKREGALLRQIVQSPLLPQEKGAGEGNAKNLQPSKGGDTGLPGHSEANVENSQTRRNSEACAGGIATRSTGSGWYPQRDHMTVVVNDSSSGSQPREARGTTGDCQNLTDKMLPDSESQAFAPTPALHKLQLIEEAQSGGTDQQSEPRWAGIQKTNTAEVRKVKDETPKLAWDQTLLPGGNKTNTGDLETKENRYSVKHGLAAMSKASRKIPAKEMSPRRHIATIFSQSESQSGFRRLSLCRSEDSPLSPEPIVKSTESTDESSLMNVDASETPLQATAVSNPEPPCQPCSQRPANISQPHQNESNSISETPSKNEDSKAQISGEPGAPAQLTLTSPRERSANPQQRLSPPSPLESAQKSTVKLSHCQLRHWSAPSPESEPEPHLYRSKSLKNFNVHSDRLCTSHPPKARGRHFSENTCIDKALSQLSLDDNPSHSRAYSRRFKSFSELPTSDEGESWALYNNRTRTGPKSTSSISRPIDYGIFGKEQQLAFLENVKRSLTQGRLWKPSFLKNPGFLKDDVLRASNPSQSELLDSGGGSPKDGSFPSEPLNIYEEDPVDSDWDTDTTTDDEYYLDENDKESEL is encoded by the exons GCAAAAATATACAATTCGCCGGTTGGAAATCAGCCAGTTGCCAGTGTGTTTGTCCCTAAGCCAGCCATCATGAGGGAGGAGAGTGGCATACCTCCACCCTGGGATTCTTCCCTGCTGGAGACTGAGCTTTTTCAAG TTTTAGATGATTTGGATAGCAAGCTGGCCCAGGAACAATCTGCAGGCTCAGTGAATACCAGAGTACCATTCAACTATGGATCAAGAACCCAGTTCAAACATTCTCACTTGAGCAGGAATGAGCATAGTCACAGCACGGGAAGGCACCAAAACTACCACAGCGAAGCTTCCAATATGTCCATCTATGACATCCTGAGACCAGGAACTCCTAGAGAAGGTTTCAAAACCTTTTCTCCTAGGACAAAGACAATTTATGACATGTACAGGACCAGGGAGCCCAGAGTCTTAAAAGAGGACTTTATGCAAAAGAATACATTTGGTAGCACATCACTATGCTTCGACAGCCGGCAGCGGTCAGCTTCACCCGCCACAGGGCGTTTTACCGCCAGGAGCTTACACTCTCCAGCCACTACTCAAAACAAGAACAGTTTTACACCAGTAAGGCACCAGCAAAGTCCCAAAAGAACTCCTTTGTCGTCCATCATATGGAATAGGTCAGATTCTTCTAGACACAGACTGAATCCAGAGGAGTCCGGGGCACCGTCGCCAATGGACATCGACCCTGCTGACCAGTACGTGGCTCCAAGGTGTTCTCAGGAGAGTAGGAGGTATGAGTTGTACCATTCACAGAGTGCTTACCGAAGCATCCCTCTGAATGCCCCCATGGATAACGTAATGAGTCCTGACACATTGGAGAACTCAGAGAATATGCCACTCTACCATCAGAATAACCCACTCGCAAGGTCTTTCTTCAGCAGTACCTTCAGACAGAGTGGAGAACAGAGATTTGGACAGAATTCCTTTTGGAGCCAACAGGAGGAATATTCTTTCTGGTCTGACATACACCAGAGCGGGAAGCCGTTCCCTCCAGACAGGGACTTTGAAATGATTTCTGTTGAAGTAAACAGGGCACCATCTGTTTACAGCCATCGTGTCCCATCTCCACCCTGGAAGCCACATTCTCCTGGCTATGGAACATATGTCTTCAGAGGTCAAGAGGATCCACACTGCTGGAGATCTGATCTTCAGACGTCTCCACTGGAGAGCATGGTCACATCGCATGTCAATGAGAACCAATTTCCACCCCAGTTTTTCACACCGGATGGTTTTCCCATGACTGATCCAAGCTGCCACATCCAATCTTCCTGCCTGGGCTGTCAGCAAGGCCACTGTCCTGTAGACACAGCTGTGGATGATGAGTCCCGTTTGTTTGGCAAGGCTCAGACTCTAGTGTCCTCATTCAGAACTTCCTTCCCCCTGATTCCTGATGACAGAAGGGATTCTCAGGGTCCCAGCTTCCAGAATTCCACAGTTACTTTGGAGAAAATGGTCCCTAATAAGCCAGACTCTCTTCCAGTAAGAAACTGTACAGAAGTCGCTGTGTCTGGTAGCCATTCGACTGAATCGCTGGCTCTTACCGAAACCCAGCCCAACATCCCAGCCACAGAAATGAAAACTGAGAAAGACATGAATGAATCTATTTCAGACAGTGAACGGCTAAACAAGATGGGCCAGAAAAACAAGGCAAGTGGGTTACCCCAGCCTCATTCACAGACAACGATCTCTAATGATTTACCTGATTCTCAAAATGCCCACTCCCAAGACGCAACCGAAAGCGACAGGTTTGTCTTTAATGAATCTACCACAGTAGGCTCCGCAAAGTCGCCCAGGGTCTTTTCCAGGAAAGGCACTCCCCAAATGCACACGTCACTAAGAGATAAAGCCAAGGACTTAGACAAAGATCAAGGTTTTCCTAGAAACAGAAAACTTGACTCAGCGGCTTCCCCGACTTCCATCCAAGAACATGGAAAGTGTCCGTCTCTTCCCAGCCCAAATCAAAGTTGTCACCAGACAAAAGGAAGTAATGAAGACAGCCCAGGCATCATTAAAAATAGCCACTGGTGCCTTGAACCCACTGCTACCCAAAAGGCAGAGTCCCCAGAGCAGCCTGCTGTTCTAGATCTTGAGCAACAGCATCCTTCCACTCATCCTACCAATGGCAGCAAGCTGGCCGCCAGACACAGTATCTCACATGATGCTTCGGATGTGTCCTCTGGTGCACCCCAAGATTCCTTACTGTTGAGCAATTCGTTCCTTGATGCTCTCTTCATTCCTTCTACTACAGCGTTCTCCAGGAGGCTTTCCGACCAAGATCCAtctcaagaagaaagagaagaaaaagacaaggctgCGAAGAACCAAAATCCGTTGGCTGTCAATTCCACAGATAGGCAAGAGAGTCATGACGGGCCTGCTCTTCTGCACGATGCTGTCCACGGCCACCCGTACTCTCCCTTCAGAAATGGGAGAGGGACAGGACGTGTAAGACGCCACGTGTCCTATATTGAGGAGCTGGCCAAGACAGAGAATAGAGCAGCACCCAGAAGTGAAGGCTATAGCCTCACTGGGGACCAAAGTAGTGTCAAAGCCCCTGAGCTCAGCACGGTCTACTGCACCTTGCCAAGAAAACCAGCCAGCTTTCTCATacacagcagacagcaggaaagtaagataacAGCGGCTTCAATTAGGAACGGGCCACTTCCAttccaaatgaaaaataaagtggGTGTTCCAACTGGGGAGAGCATATCTGACAAACCCAGTTCTCCTAAATCAGTGAGCGATGCTTCCAGTTCCATCATGGGGATGCCCGAAGCCACCAAGAAGATGACAGACAGAAAAGCCATTAGATCTGCTTCTGTTAGGAAAGGGCCGCTTCCTTTCCTCATCACGAGGGCAGTATCATGTCCTTCGGGGGAGCCGTGTACCTTGACCGACAGTGGTGAAAGAGCAAAGTCACTGGTCCTGGACATGGATGCGTCCTCTGCGATGCCCAGGCCTCGGGGGAGAATCTTCGGTTCTCTCGAAGGTGACCCATCATCTCGAGAGAGTACTTTCTCTGAAAGACACAACCGAAAAGAACTTGCTCAAGATGACGAGGCACCTGTCCCTGGGATGAGCTCACTCACCCTTTCAAACCAAACCCCCAAGCCGATGTCTGCAGACGCGTCAGGAAAAGCATTACATAAGTTTAAGACAACCAGCATGTTCTCTGTTTCTGGTGACGAAGAGAATGTGAAATGTCTTGAGGTGGTTTCAGTATATTATACTCTACCAAGGAAACCCAGCAAAAAGTTCTGCAGCCTCCTTCAGCAGTATACGCAAGGTACAGATTCACTTCGAGATGCTTTTCAGGGAGAGACGAAAGCATTGCCTAGTGCTTTAGAAGGCGATGAGCAAAGTCGTCCCTCACAAGTGCAGTCAGGAATACCTCCACTGCAAGACCTAAGGAAGCAGGCCGACTCCGCCCCACGCTGTCTTTctcacagcaatgaaaagaagACTGTCTCCCGATTACCACATAGGGAGGCTTCCGAATCTTCCTTAGAGGAAATGGCTTCTGTGGGGCCCGATGTCCCTCTTCATAAAGGAGAACCTAAGACCAAAGAGATTTCCCCAGGTAGTTTAGCTAAAACAGCCGGGGATGACTCACTaagcaggaaaaagagagagggggcatTGCTAAGACAGATCGTACAGAGCCCATTACTGCCTCAGGaaaaaggtgctggagaaggaaacGCTAAAAATCTACAGCCTTCTAAAGGAGGAGACACTGGTCTCCCAGGCCACTCAGAAGCTAATGTTGAGAATTCCCAAACCAGAAGAAATTCTGAAGCCTGTGCAGGGGGCATAGCCACCAGATCAACAGGAAGTGGATGGTATCCTCAGAGAGATCACATGACTGTAGTCGTAAATGACAGTTCTAGTGGGTCACAGCCTAGAGAAGCCAGGGGGACAACTGGAGACTGCCAAAACCTGACTGATAAAATGCTCCCCGACTCAGAAAGCCAAGCCTTTGCTCCAACCCCAGCATTGCATAAGCTGCAGCTGATTGAAGAGGCTCAGTCAGGGGGAACAGATCAGCAGTCGGAACCCAGATGGGCAGgaattcaaaaaacaaacacagcagaGGTGAGAAAGGTTAAAGATGAAACACCAAAGTTGGCATGGGATCAAACTTTACTTCCTGGAGGAAATAAAACCAACACGGGCGacctagaaacaaaagaaaacagatactCAGTTAAACATGGATTGGCAGCCATGTCTAAAGCAAGCAGAAAAATCCCGGCTAAGGAAATGAGTCCCAGAAGACACATAGCCACTATTTTCTCCCAAAGTGAAAGCCAGTCTGGCTTTAGGAGGTTATCTCTTtgtagatcagaggacagccCACTGTCCCCTGAACCTATTGTAAAATCCACAGAGTCCACAGACGAAAGCAGCCTGATGAATGTGGACGCATCGGAGACCCCGCTCCAAGCTACTGCAGTATCCAACCCAGAACCTCCTTGTCAGCCCTGCAGTCAGAGGCCTGCTAACATTTCACAACCACATCAGAATGAGTCAAACAGCATCTCAGAAACACCATCAAAGAATGAAGATTCTAAAGCCCAGATTTCAGGAGAGCCGGGAGCCCCAGCTCAGCTCACGCTTaccagccccagagaaagaaGCGCTAACCCTCAGCAGAGGTTGAGTCCCCCTTCTCCCCTGGAATCTGCACAGAAATCTACAGTAAAGCTGTCCCATTGTCAGCTGCGCCACTGGAGTGCCCCATCTCCAGAGTCAGAACCTGAGCCTCACCTCTATAGGTCAAAGAGTTTAAAAAACTTCAATGTGCACAGTGACCGGCTGTGCACAAGTCACCCTCCCAAGGCCAGGGGGCGCCACTTTTCTGAGAACACCTGCATTGACAAGGCTCTCAGCCAGCTGTCCCTTGACGACAACCCCTCCCACAGCAGGGCTTACAGCCGACGATTCAAATCTTTTTCTGAACTTCCTACCTCTGATGAAGGCGAAAGTTGGGCTTTGTATAACAATAGGACTAGAACGGGTCCCAAGTCTACGTCCTCCATTTCCAGGCCTATTGACTACGGGATTTTTGGGAAAGAGCAGCAGCTGGCTTTCTTGGAGAATGTCAAGCGGTCACTCACACAGGGAAGACTGTGGAAGCCAAGTTTTCTTAAGAACCCTGGCTTTCTCAAGGATGATGTACTCCGTGCTTCCAACCCGTCGCAGTCCGAGCTGTTGGATTCTGGTGGTGGGTCACCCAAAGATGGCTCATTTCCAAGTGAACCTCTTAATATCTACGAGGAGGACCCAGTGGACTCGGACTGGGACACAGACACAACCACCGATGATGAGTACTACCTGGATGAGAACGATAAGGAATCGGAACTGTGA
- the Exph5 gene encoding exophilin-5 isoform X2, with amino-acid sequence MREESGIPPPWDSSLLETELFQVLDDLDSKLAQEQSAGSVNTRVPFNYGSRTQFKHSHLSRNEHSHSTGRHQNYHSEASNMSIYDILRPGTPREGFKTFSPRTKTIYDMYRTREPRVLKEDFMQKNTFGSTSLCFDSRQRSASPATGRFTARSLHSPATTQNKNSFTPVRHQQSPKRTPLSSIIWNRSDSSRHRLNPEESGAPSPMDIDPADQYVAPRCSQESRRYELYHSQSAYRSIPLNAPMDNVMSPDTLENSENMPLYHQNNPLARSFFSSTFRQSGEQRFGQNSFWSQQEEYSFWSDIHQSGKPFPPDRDFEMISVEVNRAPSVYSHRVPSPPWKPHSPGYGTYVFRGQEDPHCWRSDLQTSPLESMVTSHVNENQFPPQFFTPDGFPMTDPSCHIQSSCLGCQQGHCPVDTAVDDESRLFGKAQTLVSSFRTSFPLIPDDRRDSQGPSFQNSTVTLEKMVPNKPDSLPVRNCTEVAVSGSHSTESLALTETQPNIPATEMKTEKDMNESISDSERLNKMGQKNKASGLPQPHSQTTISNDLPDSQNAHSQDATESDRFVFNESTTVGSAKSPRVFSRKGTPQMHTSLRDKAKDLDKDQGFPRNRKLDSAASPTSIQEHGKCPSLPSPNQSCHQTKGSNEDSPGIIKNSHWCLEPTATQKAESPEQPAVLDLEQQHPSTHPTNGSKLAARHSISHDASDVSSGAPQDSLLLSNSFLDALFIPSTTAFSRRLSDQDPSQEEREEKDKAAKNQNPLAVNSTDRQESHDGPALLHDAVHGHPYSPFRNGRGTGRVRRHVSYIEELAKTENRAAPRSEGYSLTGDQSSVKAPELSTVYCTLPRKPASFLIHSRQQESKITAASIRNGPLPFQMKNKVGVPTGESISDKPSSPKSVSDASSSIMGMPEATKKMTDRKAIRSASVRKGPLPFLITRAVSCPSGEPCTLTDSGERAKSLVLDMDASSAMPRPRGRIFGSLEGDPSSRESTFSERHNRKELAQDDEAPVPGMSSLTLSNQTPKPMSADASGKALHKFKTTSMFSVSGDEENVKCLEVVSVYYTLPRKPSKKFCSLLQQYTQGTDSLRDAFQGETKALPSALEGDEQSRPSQVQSGIPPLQDLRKQADSAPRCLSHSNEKKTVSRLPHREASESSLEEMASVGPDVPLHKGEPKTKEISPGSLAKTAGDDSLSRKKREGALLRQIVQSPLLPQEKGAGEGNAKNLQPSKGGDTGLPGHSEANVENSQTRRNSEACAGGIATRSTGSGWYPQRDHMTVVVNDSSSGSQPREARGTTGDCQNLTDKMLPDSESQAFAPTPALHKLQLIEEAQSGGTDQQSEPRWAGIQKTNTAEVRKVKDETPKLAWDQTLLPGGNKTNTGDLETKENRYSVKHGLAAMSKASRKIPAKEMSPRRHIATIFSQSESQSGFRRLSLCRSEDSPLSPEPIVKSTESTDESSLMNVDASETPLQATAVSNPEPPCQPCSQRPANISQPHQNESNSISETPSKNEDSKAQISGEPGAPAQLTLTSPRERSANPQQRLSPPSPLESAQKSTVKLSHCQLRHWSAPSPESEPEPHLYRSKSLKNFNVHSDRLCTSHPPKARGRHFSENTCIDKALSQLSLDDNPSHSRAYSRRFKSFSELPTSDEGESWALYNNRTRTGPKSTSSISRPIDYGIFGKEQQLAFLENVKRSLTQGRLWKPSFLKNPGFLKDDVLRASNPSQSELLDSGGGSPKDGSFPSEPLNIYEEDPVDSDWDTDTTTDDEYYLDENDKESEL; translated from the exons ATGAGGGAGGAGAGTGGCATACCTCCACCCTGGGATTCTTCCCTGCTGGAGACTGAGCTTTTTCAAG TTTTAGATGATTTGGATAGCAAGCTGGCCCAGGAACAATCTGCAGGCTCAGTGAATACCAGAGTACCATTCAACTATGGATCAAGAACCCAGTTCAAACATTCTCACTTGAGCAGGAATGAGCATAGTCACAGCACGGGAAGGCACCAAAACTACCACAGCGAAGCTTCCAATATGTCCATCTATGACATCCTGAGACCAGGAACTCCTAGAGAAGGTTTCAAAACCTTTTCTCCTAGGACAAAGACAATTTATGACATGTACAGGACCAGGGAGCCCAGAGTCTTAAAAGAGGACTTTATGCAAAAGAATACATTTGGTAGCACATCACTATGCTTCGACAGCCGGCAGCGGTCAGCTTCACCCGCCACAGGGCGTTTTACCGCCAGGAGCTTACACTCTCCAGCCACTACTCAAAACAAGAACAGTTTTACACCAGTAAGGCACCAGCAAAGTCCCAAAAGAACTCCTTTGTCGTCCATCATATGGAATAGGTCAGATTCTTCTAGACACAGACTGAATCCAGAGGAGTCCGGGGCACCGTCGCCAATGGACATCGACCCTGCTGACCAGTACGTGGCTCCAAGGTGTTCTCAGGAGAGTAGGAGGTATGAGTTGTACCATTCACAGAGTGCTTACCGAAGCATCCCTCTGAATGCCCCCATGGATAACGTAATGAGTCCTGACACATTGGAGAACTCAGAGAATATGCCACTCTACCATCAGAATAACCCACTCGCAAGGTCTTTCTTCAGCAGTACCTTCAGACAGAGTGGAGAACAGAGATTTGGACAGAATTCCTTTTGGAGCCAACAGGAGGAATATTCTTTCTGGTCTGACATACACCAGAGCGGGAAGCCGTTCCCTCCAGACAGGGACTTTGAAATGATTTCTGTTGAAGTAAACAGGGCACCATCTGTTTACAGCCATCGTGTCCCATCTCCACCCTGGAAGCCACATTCTCCTGGCTATGGAACATATGTCTTCAGAGGTCAAGAGGATCCACACTGCTGGAGATCTGATCTTCAGACGTCTCCACTGGAGAGCATGGTCACATCGCATGTCAATGAGAACCAATTTCCACCCCAGTTTTTCACACCGGATGGTTTTCCCATGACTGATCCAAGCTGCCACATCCAATCTTCCTGCCTGGGCTGTCAGCAAGGCCACTGTCCTGTAGACACAGCTGTGGATGATGAGTCCCGTTTGTTTGGCAAGGCTCAGACTCTAGTGTCCTCATTCAGAACTTCCTTCCCCCTGATTCCTGATGACAGAAGGGATTCTCAGGGTCCCAGCTTCCAGAATTCCACAGTTACTTTGGAGAAAATGGTCCCTAATAAGCCAGACTCTCTTCCAGTAAGAAACTGTACAGAAGTCGCTGTGTCTGGTAGCCATTCGACTGAATCGCTGGCTCTTACCGAAACCCAGCCCAACATCCCAGCCACAGAAATGAAAACTGAGAAAGACATGAATGAATCTATTTCAGACAGTGAACGGCTAAACAAGATGGGCCAGAAAAACAAGGCAAGTGGGTTACCCCAGCCTCATTCACAGACAACGATCTCTAATGATTTACCTGATTCTCAAAATGCCCACTCCCAAGACGCAACCGAAAGCGACAGGTTTGTCTTTAATGAATCTACCACAGTAGGCTCCGCAAAGTCGCCCAGGGTCTTTTCCAGGAAAGGCACTCCCCAAATGCACACGTCACTAAGAGATAAAGCCAAGGACTTAGACAAAGATCAAGGTTTTCCTAGAAACAGAAAACTTGACTCAGCGGCTTCCCCGACTTCCATCCAAGAACATGGAAAGTGTCCGTCTCTTCCCAGCCCAAATCAAAGTTGTCACCAGACAAAAGGAAGTAATGAAGACAGCCCAGGCATCATTAAAAATAGCCACTGGTGCCTTGAACCCACTGCTACCCAAAAGGCAGAGTCCCCAGAGCAGCCTGCTGTTCTAGATCTTGAGCAACAGCATCCTTCCACTCATCCTACCAATGGCAGCAAGCTGGCCGCCAGACACAGTATCTCACATGATGCTTCGGATGTGTCCTCTGGTGCACCCCAAGATTCCTTACTGTTGAGCAATTCGTTCCTTGATGCTCTCTTCATTCCTTCTACTACAGCGTTCTCCAGGAGGCTTTCCGACCAAGATCCAtctcaagaagaaagagaagaaaaagacaaggctgCGAAGAACCAAAATCCGTTGGCTGTCAATTCCACAGATAGGCAAGAGAGTCATGACGGGCCTGCTCTTCTGCACGATGCTGTCCACGGCCACCCGTACTCTCCCTTCAGAAATGGGAGAGGGACAGGACGTGTAAGACGCCACGTGTCCTATATTGAGGAGCTGGCCAAGACAGAGAATAGAGCAGCACCCAGAAGTGAAGGCTATAGCCTCACTGGGGACCAAAGTAGTGTCAAAGCCCCTGAGCTCAGCACGGTCTACTGCACCTTGCCAAGAAAACCAGCCAGCTTTCTCATacacagcagacagcaggaaagtaagataacAGCGGCTTCAATTAGGAACGGGCCACTTCCAttccaaatgaaaaataaagtggGTGTTCCAACTGGGGAGAGCATATCTGACAAACCCAGTTCTCCTAAATCAGTGAGCGATGCTTCCAGTTCCATCATGGGGATGCCCGAAGCCACCAAGAAGATGACAGACAGAAAAGCCATTAGATCTGCTTCTGTTAGGAAAGGGCCGCTTCCTTTCCTCATCACGAGGGCAGTATCATGTCCTTCGGGGGAGCCGTGTACCTTGACCGACAGTGGTGAAAGAGCAAAGTCACTGGTCCTGGACATGGATGCGTCCTCTGCGATGCCCAGGCCTCGGGGGAGAATCTTCGGTTCTCTCGAAGGTGACCCATCATCTCGAGAGAGTACTTTCTCTGAAAGACACAACCGAAAAGAACTTGCTCAAGATGACGAGGCACCTGTCCCTGGGATGAGCTCACTCACCCTTTCAAACCAAACCCCCAAGCCGATGTCTGCAGACGCGTCAGGAAAAGCATTACATAAGTTTAAGACAACCAGCATGTTCTCTGTTTCTGGTGACGAAGAGAATGTGAAATGTCTTGAGGTGGTTTCAGTATATTATACTCTACCAAGGAAACCCAGCAAAAAGTTCTGCAGCCTCCTTCAGCAGTATACGCAAGGTACAGATTCACTTCGAGATGCTTTTCAGGGAGAGACGAAAGCATTGCCTAGTGCTTTAGAAGGCGATGAGCAAAGTCGTCCCTCACAAGTGCAGTCAGGAATACCTCCACTGCAAGACCTAAGGAAGCAGGCCGACTCCGCCCCACGCTGTCTTTctcacagcaatgaaaagaagACTGTCTCCCGATTACCACATAGGGAGGCTTCCGAATCTTCCTTAGAGGAAATGGCTTCTGTGGGGCCCGATGTCCCTCTTCATAAAGGAGAACCTAAGACCAAAGAGATTTCCCCAGGTAGTTTAGCTAAAACAGCCGGGGATGACTCACTaagcaggaaaaagagagagggggcatTGCTAAGACAGATCGTACAGAGCCCATTACTGCCTCAGGaaaaaggtgctggagaaggaaacGCTAAAAATCTACAGCCTTCTAAAGGAGGAGACACTGGTCTCCCAGGCCACTCAGAAGCTAATGTTGAGAATTCCCAAACCAGAAGAAATTCTGAAGCCTGTGCAGGGGGCATAGCCACCAGATCAACAGGAAGTGGATGGTATCCTCAGAGAGATCACATGACTGTAGTCGTAAATGACAGTTCTAGTGGGTCACAGCCTAGAGAAGCCAGGGGGACAACTGGAGACTGCCAAAACCTGACTGATAAAATGCTCCCCGACTCAGAAAGCCAAGCCTTTGCTCCAACCCCAGCATTGCATAAGCTGCAGCTGATTGAAGAGGCTCAGTCAGGGGGAACAGATCAGCAGTCGGAACCCAGATGGGCAGgaattcaaaaaacaaacacagcagaGGTGAGAAAGGTTAAAGATGAAACACCAAAGTTGGCATGGGATCAAACTTTACTTCCTGGAGGAAATAAAACCAACACGGGCGacctagaaacaaaagaaaacagatactCAGTTAAACATGGATTGGCAGCCATGTCTAAAGCAAGCAGAAAAATCCCGGCTAAGGAAATGAGTCCCAGAAGACACATAGCCACTATTTTCTCCCAAAGTGAAAGCCAGTCTGGCTTTAGGAGGTTATCTCTTtgtagatcagaggacagccCACTGTCCCCTGAACCTATTGTAAAATCCACAGAGTCCACAGACGAAAGCAGCCTGATGAATGTGGACGCATCGGAGACCCCGCTCCAAGCTACTGCAGTATCCAACCCAGAACCTCCTTGTCAGCCCTGCAGTCAGAGGCCTGCTAACATTTCACAACCACATCAGAATGAGTCAAACAGCATCTCAGAAACACCATCAAAGAATGAAGATTCTAAAGCCCAGATTTCAGGAGAGCCGGGAGCCCCAGCTCAGCTCACGCTTaccagccccagagaaagaaGCGCTAACCCTCAGCAGAGGTTGAGTCCCCCTTCTCCCCTGGAATCTGCACAGAAATCTACAGTAAAGCTGTCCCATTGTCAGCTGCGCCACTGGAGTGCCCCATCTCCAGAGTCAGAACCTGAGCCTCACCTCTATAGGTCAAAGAGTTTAAAAAACTTCAATGTGCACAGTGACCGGCTGTGCACAAGTCACCCTCCCAAGGCCAGGGGGCGCCACTTTTCTGAGAACACCTGCATTGACAAGGCTCTCAGCCAGCTGTCCCTTGACGACAACCCCTCCCACAGCAGGGCTTACAGCCGACGATTCAAATCTTTTTCTGAACTTCCTACCTCTGATGAAGGCGAAAGTTGGGCTTTGTATAACAATAGGACTAGAACGGGTCCCAAGTCTACGTCCTCCATTTCCAGGCCTATTGACTACGGGATTTTTGGGAAAGAGCAGCAGCTGGCTTTCTTGGAGAATGTCAAGCGGTCACTCACACAGGGAAGACTGTGGAAGCCAAGTTTTCTTAAGAACCCTGGCTTTCTCAAGGATGATGTACTCCGTGCTTCCAACCCGTCGCAGTCCGAGCTGTTGGATTCTGGTGGTGGGTCACCCAAAGATGGCTCATTTCCAAGTGAACCTCTTAATATCTACGAGGAGGACCCAGTGGACTCGGACTGGGACACAGACACAACCACCGATGATGAGTACTACCTGGATGAGAACGATAAGGAATCGGAACTGTGA